One Podarcis muralis chromosome 1, rPodMur119.hap1.1, whole genome shotgun sequence genomic window carries:
- the LOC114585160 gene encoding olfactory receptor 10V1-like: METENQTGIIQFHFQPFTTHPGMRQLIFWTFLILYLLSLFGNATIVLIIYTTHSLHTPMYYFLANLACLEIAYSCTIAPLTLAHVASARKVSITLAGCGTQMFFFTFLGSSDCVLIAIMAYDRYVAICHPLSYTVIMNWRVCVKIVVWTLAMTCFFGIQLSILILTLPFCANKEINNFFCDVPVVMKLACGDTHFHQTAFFIVSITVITIPFLLICISYAFIVAAVLRISSAAGRQRAFSTCSSHLMVVLLQYGCGSLIYLRPSSSYSPEEGRAVSVVYTFVTPVLNPLIYSMRNKELKDALIRTLKRAVLPQKK; encoded by the coding sequence ATGGAGACTGAAAACCAAACTGGAATAATACAGTTCCACTTCCAGCCATTCACAACGCACCCAGGCATGAGGCAGCTGATTTTCTGGACTTTTCTGATTCTCTACTTGCTCAGCCTGTTTGGGAATGCTACCATTGTTCTCATCATCTACACCACACATTCTCTTCACACCCCAATGTATTATTTCTTGGCTAACCTGGCATGTCTGGAAATTGCTTATTCTTGTACCATTGCACCCCTCACTCTGGCCCACGTAGCTTCTGCAAGAAAGGTCTCCATCACCTTGGCTGGCTGTGGGACCCAAATGTTCTTCTTTACCTTCCTGGGAAGCTCTGACTGTGTACTGATAGCAATCATGGCTTATGACCGCTATGTGGCAATCTGTCACCCACTCAGCTACACTGTCATCATGAACTGGAGAGTGTGTGTCAAAATTGTTGTTTGGACCTTGGCCATGACTTGCTTCTTTGGCATTCAGCTTTCTATCTTGATATTGACTTTGCCTTTCTGTGCCAATAAGGAAATCAACAATTTTTTCTGCGATGTCCCTGTTGTCATGAAACTGGCATGTGGCGATACCCATTTCCACCAAACTGCCTTTTTTATTGTCAGCATTACTGTCATCACTATCCCTTTCCTCCTAATCTGTATCTCCTATGCCTTCATTGTGGCTGCCGTCTTGCGGATCAGCTCTGCCGCAGGCAGGCAAAGGGCTTTCTCCACCTGTTCCTCCCACTTAATGGTCGTCCTTCTGCAGTATGGCTGTGGCAGTTTGATATACCTTCGCCCAAGCTCCAGCTACTCACCAGAAGAAGGCCGGGCGGTGTCTGTGGTCTACACCTTTGTCACTCCTGTGCTGAACCCCTTGATCTATAGCATGAGGAACAAAGAGTTAAAGGATGCCCTTATCAGAACCTTAAAAAGGGCTGTGTTGCCCCAGAAGAAATGA
- the LOC114585165 gene encoding olfactory receptor 10V1-like, with protein sequence METENQTGIIQFHFQPFTTHPGMRQLIFWTFLILYLLSLFGNATIVLIIYTTHSLHTPMYYFLANLACLEIAYSCTIAPLTLAHVASARKVSITLAGCGTQMFFFTFLGSSDCVLIAIMAYDRYVAICHPLSYAVIMNWRVCVKIVVGTLVMSCFFGIQLSILILTLPFCANKEINNFFCDFPVVMKLACGDTHFHQTALFITSVIIITIPSLLICISYTFIVAAVLRISSAAGRQRAFSTCSSHLMVVLLQFGCGSLIYLRPSSSYSPEEGRVVSVVYTFVTPVLNPLIYSMRNKELKDALIRALKRAVLPQKK encoded by the coding sequence ATGGAGACTGAAAACCAAACTGGAATTATACAGTTCCACTTCCAGCCATTCACAACGCACCCAGGCATGAGGCAGCTGATTTTCTGGACTTTTCTGATTCTCTACTTGCTCAGCCTGTTTGGGAATGCTACCATTGTTCTCATCATCTACACCACACATTCTCTTCACACCCCAATGTATTATTTCTTGGCTAACCTGGCATGTCTGGAAATTGCTTATTCTTGTACCATTGCACCCCTCACTCTGGCCCACGTAGCTTCTGCAAGAAAGGTCTCCATCACCTTGGCTGGCTGTGGGACCCAAATGTTCTTCTTTACCTTCCTGGGAAGCTCTGACTGTGTGCTGATAGCAATCATGGCATATGACCGCTATGTGGCAATCTGTCACCCACTCAGCTACGCTGTCATCATGAACTGGAGAGTGTGTGTGAAAATTGTTGTTGGGACCTTGGTCATGAGTTGCTTTTTTGGCATTCAGCTTTCTATCCTGATATTGACTTTGCCTTTCTGTGCCAATAAGGAAATCAACAATTTTTTCTGTGATTTCCCTGTTGTCATGAAACTGGCATGTGGTGATACCCATTTCCACCAAACTGCCCTTTTTATTACCAgtgttatcatcatcaccatccctTCCCTCCTAATCTGTATCTCCTATACCTTCATTGTGGCTGCCGTCTTGAGGATCAGCTCTGCCGCAGGCAGGCAAAGGGCTTTCTCCACCTGTTCCTCCCACTTAATGGTCGTCCTTCTGCAGTTTGGCTGTGGCAGTTTGATATACCTTCGCCCAAGCTCCAGCTACTCACCGGAGGAAGGTCGAGTGGTGTCTGTGGTCTACACCTTTGTCACTCCTGTGCTGAACCCCTTAATCTATAGCATGAGGAACAAAGAGTTAAAGGATGCCCTTATCAGAGCCTTAAAAAGAGCTGTGCTGCCCCAGAAGAAATGA
- the LOC114584149 gene encoding olfactory receptor 10V1-like has product MGYENHTEFYFRPFSTLLETQLLIFLLFLLLYVLSLCGNAAVVLIVHVDHSLHNPMYFFLGNLAALEICYTSAIAPLALANLLSRKSATISLSGCGTQMFFFVFLGGADCVLLAIMAYDRYVAICHPLRYMLIMNKTVCTSLVVVSWLLGFLLSLKLTILIFRLPFCGQNEINHFFCDVPVILQLGCSDIQIHQAAIFIVSVVVITIPFLLICISYGFIAVAILQIRSAEGQQKAFSTCSSHLMVVLLQYGCCSFIYLRPNSSYSPQEGRVVSVFYTFVTPLLNPLIYSMRNKELKEALRRAFRRRVFPPKKFDS; this is encoded by the coding sequence ATGGGATATGAAAACCATACTGAATTCTATTTCCGTCCCTTCTCAACCTTGCTTGAGACACAGCTGctcattttccttctctttctgctcCTCTAcgtcctcagcctctgtgggaacGCTGCTGTCGTGCTTATTGTCCATGTCGACCACTCTCTCCATAACCCCATGTATTTTTTCTTGGGCAACCTGGCAGCTCTGGAGATCTGCTACACCTCTGCCATTGCTCCATTGGCTTTGGCCAACCTTCTGTCCAGGAAAAGTGCCACCATTTCCTTAAGTGGCTGTGGAACCCAAATGTTCTTCTTTGTCTTCCTGGGAGGAGCTGACTGTGTCCTACTGGCCATCATGGCATACGATAGATACGTGGCAATTTGTCATCCACTGCGCTACATGCTCATCATGAACAAAACAGTATGTACTTCCCTTGTCGTGGTATCCTGGCTGCTGGGCTTTCTGTTGTCTCTAAAACTGACCATCCTTATTTTCCGCTTGCCATTCTGTGGCCAAAATGAAATCAATCACTTCTTTTGTGATGTCCCAGTCATTCTGCAGTTGGGTTGTAGTGACATCCAAATCCATCAAGCTGCTATTTTCATAGTTAGTGTTGTAGTCATCACAATACCCTTCCTTCTAATCTGTATCTCATATGGCTTCATTGCGGTAGCCATTTTGCAAATCCGTTCTGCTGAAGGCCAGCAAAAAGCTTTCTCCACATGCTCCTCCCACTTGATGGTTGTCCTCTTACAGTATGGCTGTTGCAGTTTCATATACTTACGGCCCAACTCTAGCTACTCACCACAGGAGGGTCGAGTGGTGTCTGTGTTCTACACCTTTGTCACTCCCCTACTGAACCCCCTGATCTATAGCATGAGAAACAAGGAACTGAAAGAGGCACTGAGGAGAGCCTTTCGAAGAAGAGtgtttcccccaaaaaagtttgaCAGCTAG
- the LOC114584143 gene encoding olfactory receptor 10V1-like, translating into MESENHTSLTHFYFHPFSTVPETQLLLFWTFLILYLLSLLGNSVVVFIVRTERSLHTPMYFFLANLAALEIAYSCVIAPLTLANLLSAQKVSISLAGCGTQMFFFIFLGGGDCVLLSVMAYDRYVAICHPLRYTTIMSWRVCVSLVAGTLGMSGVFGIQLSILILRLPFCGNKEIDHFFCDFPAVLKLACSDTHIHQTALFIISAVILTAPFLLVCVSYAFIVAAILRIRSASGRQRAFSTCSSHLMVVLLQYGCGSLIYLRPSSSYSPEEGRVVSVVYTFVTPVLNPLIYSMRNKELKNALSRTLRKEVLSQ; encoded by the coding sequence ATGGAGAGTGAAAACCACACTAGCCTGACCCATTTCTACTTCCACCCCTTCTCAACAGTCCCAGAGACGCAGCTGTTGCTTTTCTGGACTTTTCTGATCTTGTACCTACTCAGCCTTTTGGGAAACTCTGTGGTTGTGTTCATTGTCCGTACAGAGCGCTCCCTCCACACTCCCATGTATTTCTTCTTGGCTAACCTGGCAGCCCTGGAGATTGCTTACTCCTGCGTCATTGCCCCACTCACCCTAGCCAACCTCCTCTCTGCGCAAAAGGTCTCCATCTCTTTGGCAGGATGTGGCACACAGATGTTCTTCTTTATCTTCTTGGGAGGTGGCGACTGCGTCCTGCTATCTGTTATGGCATATGATCGCTATGTGGCAATCTGCCACCCACTGCGCTACACTACCATAATGagctggagggtgtgtgtgagtCTTGTAGCTGGGACGCTAGGCATGAGCGGCGTGTTTGGCATTCAGCTCTCCATCCTGATATTGCGCCTTCCGTTCTGTGGCAATAAGGAGATTGACCATTTCTTCTGCGACTTCCCTGCTGTCCTGAAGCTCGCATGCAGCGACACCCATATCCATCAGACTGCCCTCTTTATTATCAGTGCCGTAATACTGACTGCCCCTTTCCTCCTAGTTTGTGTCTCCTATGCCTTCATTGTGGCAGCCATCTTGCGCATCCGCTCTGCCTCAGGTAGGCAGCGGGCTTTCTCCACCTGCTCCTCCCATTTAATGGTTGTTCTTCTGCAGTATGGCTGTGGCAGTTTGATATACCTGCGTCCCAGCTCCAGCTACTCGCCGGAGGAAGGTCGAGTGGTGTCTGTGGTCTACACCTTTGTCACTCCTGTGCTGAACCCCTTGATCTATAGCATGAGGAACAAAGAGTTAAAGAACGCACTCAGTAGAACACTAAGGAAGGAAGTGCTGTCCCAGTGA